In Arthrobacter citreus, a genomic segment contains:
- a CDS encoding CoA transferase, whose amino-acid sequence MSTTPVSRGPLDGYLVVDLSRALAGPHAGMMLADLGARVIKVETPGTGDDTRSWGPPFVGPEDDQQATYFLSCNRNKESISLDLKSDDGVAVLRDLVRRADVLVENFRPGVLDRLGFSPEQLHELNPRLVILSISGFGHDGPEATRSGYDQIVQGEAGLMSLTGSGPDDPQRVGVPIADLLSGMYGAFGLLAALLERERTGKGQVVRTSLLAAVVGVHAFQGTRHTVAGEVPEAQGNHHPSIAPYGLFSCRGGKVQISVGSEKLWETFAAAFGIDTSRPEFAGNAQRVRNRAALIEAVEEAFAEYDAEPLLEKLRAAGIPAGKVRTLDEVYEWEQVHSQGLVVDVEHPVLGTITLPGPPLRFFSAAEGTETTNRTHLAPPLLNQHGTDIRSWLEGTEAPENERAAQA is encoded by the coding sequence ATGAGCACCACTCCCGTTTCCCGCGGACCACTGGACGGCTACCTCGTTGTCGACCTCAGCCGCGCCCTGGCCGGTCCCCATGCCGGCATGATGCTCGCCGACCTCGGCGCACGCGTCATCAAAGTTGAGACACCCGGCACCGGCGATGACACCCGCAGCTGGGGCCCGCCCTTCGTGGGACCCGAGGATGACCAGCAGGCCACCTATTTCCTGTCCTGCAACCGGAACAAGGAATCCATCAGCCTGGATTTGAAGTCCGACGACGGCGTGGCCGTGCTCCGCGACCTCGTCCGGCGCGCCGACGTCCTGGTGGAGAATTTCCGCCCGGGCGTGCTGGACCGGCTGGGCTTCTCGCCGGAGCAGCTGCATGAGCTCAACCCCCGGCTGGTGATCCTCTCCATCAGCGGATTCGGACACGACGGTCCGGAGGCCACCCGCAGCGGCTATGACCAGATTGTCCAGGGCGAGGCCGGCCTGATGTCGCTGACCGGTTCCGGTCCCGATGATCCCCAGCGTGTCGGTGTCCCCATCGCTGACCTGCTGTCGGGGATGTACGGCGCGTTCGGCCTTCTGGCGGCGCTGCTTGAACGCGAACGCACCGGCAAGGGCCAGGTGGTCCGCACATCGCTGCTGGCCGCCGTCGTCGGCGTCCATGCGTTCCAGGGCACCCGCCACACCGTGGCGGGCGAGGTGCCCGAAGCCCAGGGCAACCACCATCCGTCCATTGCCCCCTACGGCCTGTTCTCCTGCCGGGGCGGCAAGGTGCAGATCAGCGTGGGCAGTGAAAAGCTGTGGGAGACCTTTGCCGCGGCTTTCGGCATCGACACATCCCGGCCCGAGTTCGCCGGAAACGCCCAGCGGGTCCGCAATCGCGCCGCGCTGATCGAGGCCGTGGAGGAGGCCTTCGCCGAATACGACGCCGAGCCCCTCCTGGAGAAGCTGCGCGCCGCCGGCATTCCTGCGGGCAAGGTGCGCACGCTCGATGAAGTGTACGAGTGGGAGCAGGTCCATTCCCAGGGGCTCGTAGTTGATGTTGAACATCCCGTCCTGGGCACGATCACCCTGCCCGGCCCGCCGCTGCGCTTTTTCTCAGCCGCAGAAGGCACTGAAACAACCAACCGCACTCACCTTGCTCCGCCCCTGCTCAACCAGCACGGCACCGATATCCGCAGTTGGCTTGAAGGCACCGAGGCGCCGGAGAACGAACGGGCAGCACAGGCATGA
- a CDS encoding helix-turn-helix domain-containing protein: MRADPADPSTVERLKANIGKLSTATLKQLDETLPWYRGLRPDERSALGMVAQKGIASFVNWYERPASPAWVLSDVFGTAPTELTRSISLQKALQLIRVVVEVVEDRVPELAGDDVQGPLREAVLRYSREVAFAAADVYARAAETRGAWDTRLEALVVDAILRGESSDALRSRIAAVGWTSTARITVMVGSSPSDTNASFVNELRRATARLTEDALVGIQGERLILVLGGLEDTPGSYTRLAELFGPGPVVYGPPAESLVEAGPSAQAAFAGLTAARAWLAAPRPVAADDLWPERVMSGDDIARKALVRSIYRPLLGASNGLAETLSAYLSLGHSLEATARELFVHANTVRYRLRRVCDVTGWDPMLPREAFVLQTALVVGRLAPPGKAVPERPAARS; the protein is encoded by the coding sequence ATGCGTGCCGACCCGGCGGACCCCTCGACGGTGGAGCGGCTCAAAGCCAACATCGGGAAGCTTTCCACCGCCACCCTTAAGCAGCTGGATGAAACGCTGCCCTGGTACCGGGGACTGCGGCCGGATGAGCGCTCGGCCCTGGGCATGGTGGCCCAGAAGGGCATCGCGTCGTTCGTGAACTGGTATGAGCGCCCGGCGTCCCCGGCATGGGTCCTCAGCGATGTGTTTGGCACCGCACCCACCGAGCTGACCCGCTCGATCAGCCTGCAGAAAGCCCTGCAGCTGATCCGGGTGGTGGTGGAGGTCGTTGAGGACCGCGTTCCGGAACTGGCCGGCGACGACGTCCAGGGGCCGCTGCGTGAAGCGGTGCTCCGGTACTCCCGGGAAGTGGCCTTCGCTGCCGCCGATGTGTACGCCCGCGCCGCGGAAACCCGCGGTGCCTGGGACACGCGGCTCGAAGCCCTGGTGGTGGACGCCATTCTCCGCGGCGAAAGTTCAGACGCGCTGCGCTCCCGGATTGCCGCCGTCGGCTGGACCTCCACGGCCCGGATCACCGTCATGGTGGGAAGCTCGCCGTCGGACACCAACGCTTCCTTCGTCAATGAGCTGCGCCGCGCCACCGCACGGCTGACCGAAGACGCACTGGTGGGAATCCAGGGCGAACGGCTGATCCTCGTGCTGGGCGGGCTCGAGGACACGCCCGGCTCCTATACCCGGCTTGCTGAACTTTTCGGCCCCGGCCCCGTGGTGTACGGTCCGCCGGCCGAGTCCCTGGTTGAGGCCGGACCGTCGGCTCAGGCGGCCTTTGCAGGCCTGACGGCTGCCCGCGCATGGCTTGCGGCACCCAGGCCCGTGGCAGCTGACGACCTGTGGCCCGAACGGGTCATGTCCGGAGACGACATCGCCCGCAAAGCCCTGGTGCGCAGCATTTACCGCCCCTTGCTCGGGGCCTCGAACGGCCTGGCGGAGACCCTCTCCGCGTACCTCTCGCTGGGGCATTCCCTGGAAGCCACAGCCCGTGAGCTCTTTGTCCATGCCAACACGGTGCGGTACCGGCTGCGCCGGGTCTGCGACGTCACGGGATGGGATCCCATGCTGCCGCGCGAGGCCTTCGTGCTGCAGACCGCACTGGTGGTGGGCCGGCTCGCGCCACCCGGAAAGGCCGTCCCGGAGCGCCCCGCCGCCCGCTCCTGA
- a CDS encoding DUF3145 domain-containing protein, which translates to MSVVMAHGVLFIHSAPSALCPHIEWAIGSVVEKRTDLKWTPQPAAPGMLRTEVEWTGPQGTGSLLASALRGWAHLRYEVTEDQSAGADGSRWCHTPELGIFHAATDVHGNIMVSEDRIRYAYENGAGDPSAVYHELSLALGEAWDDELEPFRHAGDGANVRWLHQVG; encoded by the coding sequence ATGTCTGTTGTGATGGCCCACGGCGTGTTATTCATACACTCCGCCCCGTCTGCGTTGTGCCCGCATATTGAATGGGCAATTGGATCCGTCGTTGAAAAGCGAACGGATCTAAAGTGGACCCCTCAGCCCGCCGCTCCCGGCATGCTGCGCACCGAGGTGGAATGGACCGGCCCTCAGGGAACCGGATCACTGCTGGCCTCTGCGCTTCGCGGATGGGCGCACCTGCGGTATGAGGTGACTGAAGACCAAAGTGCCGGTGCCGACGGCAGCCGTTGGTGCCACACCCCCGAACTGGGCATCTTTCACGCCGCCACTGACGTGCACGGCAACATCATGGTCTCTGAAGACCGAATCCGGTATGCCTATGAAAACGGCGCCGGGGACCCCTCGGCTGTTTACCATGAGCTGTCCCTCGCGTTGGGCGAGGCCTGGGACGATGAGCTGGAGCCGTTCCGCCACGCAGGCGACGGAGCAAACGTCCGGTGGCTGCACCAAGTCGGTTAG
- a CDS encoding carboxyl transferase domain-containing protein encodes MSVETKPKRLNARGLLDLVVDPGSFRSWDSPVAYAAHSDAYEADLAAAREKTGEDESVLTGEGLVRGRRVALVVCEFGFLGGSIGVAAADRLTDAVERATREGLPLLAGPASGGTRMQEGTLAFLSMVKITAAVRAHKEAGLPYLVYLRHPTTGGVMASWGSLGHITVAEPGALLGFLGPRVYEALYGEPFPEGVQTAENLQARGLVDAVLRPEDLAETVHRALSMLVPGPAAAVPAPASLDSTPAAAPAWDSITISRNLKRPGVRQLLHFGAADVLPLNGTGQGEKDPGLLLALARFGQTPCVVLGQDRQRGTEQPALGPASLREARRGMRLAEELNLPLLTVIDTAGAALSQEAEEGGLAGEIARSLNDLVGLDCPTVSVLLGQGAGGGALALLPADRTIAAQHAWLSSLPPEGASAIVYRDTHHGAEMAEAQGVTVSALAAHGIVDHIVPEEPDAADEAPDFCRRMASAVEYELASLQLVPANERLTQRTERFRKLGSVG; translated from the coding sequence ATGAGTGTCGAAACAAAACCAAAGCGTTTGAATGCCCGCGGACTGCTGGATCTGGTGGTGGACCCCGGCTCGTTCCGTTCGTGGGACTCCCCTGTGGCCTACGCCGCCCACAGCGACGCCTATGAGGCTGACCTTGCCGCCGCAAGGGAAAAGACCGGCGAGGACGAGTCGGTGTTGACCGGGGAAGGCCTGGTCCGGGGACGCCGGGTGGCGCTGGTCGTCTGTGAATTCGGCTTTCTGGGCGGGTCCATTGGCGTGGCAGCCGCGGACCGCCTGACCGATGCCGTCGAGCGGGCCACCCGCGAAGGCCTGCCTCTGTTGGCTGGACCCGCGTCCGGTGGAACCCGGATGCAGGAAGGAACCCTCGCCTTCCTGTCCATGGTCAAGATCACCGCCGCGGTCCGGGCCCACAAGGAAGCAGGCCTGCCGTACCTCGTCTATCTGCGCCATCCCACCACCGGCGGCGTCATGGCATCCTGGGGTTCACTGGGCCACATCACCGTGGCCGAGCCGGGCGCGCTGCTGGGATTCCTCGGTCCGCGCGTTTACGAGGCCCTGTACGGCGAGCCCTTCCCTGAGGGGGTGCAAACCGCCGAAAACCTGCAGGCCCGCGGCCTGGTGGATGCCGTCCTGCGGCCTGAGGACCTCGCGGAAACCGTCCACCGGGCACTGTCCATGCTGGTGCCGGGTCCGGCCGCAGCCGTGCCGGCTCCCGCTTCACTGGACAGCACACCCGCCGCCGCCCCGGCGTGGGACTCCATCACCATTTCCCGCAACTTGAAACGGCCCGGAGTGCGGCAGCTCCTGCACTTTGGCGCCGCCGACGTGCTTCCGCTGAACGGAACCGGACAGGGCGAAAAGGACCCCGGGCTGCTGCTGGCGCTGGCCCGGTTCGGACAGACACCGTGCGTCGTGCTCGGCCAGGACCGCCAGCGCGGGACCGAACAACCGGCCCTCGGACCGGCGTCCCTCCGGGAAGCACGCCGCGGCATGCGGCTGGCGGAAGAACTGAACCTTCCGCTGCTGACGGTGATCGACACCGCCGGCGCCGCCCTGTCGCAGGAGGCCGAGGAAGGAGGCCTTGCAGGTGAGATTGCCCGCAGTCTGAACGACCTCGTGGGACTGGACTGCCCCACGGTCTCCGTACTGCTCGGTCAAGGCGCCGGCGGCGGTGCGCTGGCGCTGCTGCCGGCGGACCGCACCATCGCAGCGCAGCACGCCTGGCTGTCCTCGCTGCCGCCCGAAGGCGCCAGTGCCATTGTCTATCGGGACACACACCACGGCGCCGAAATGGCCGAAGCCCAGGGTGTAACGGTGTCCGCGCTGGCTGCCCACGGGATCGTGGACCACATTGTTCCCGAAGAGCCCGACGCCGCAGATGAAGCCCCGGATTTCTGCCGCCGCATGGCCTCTGCAGTGGAATACGAGCTGGCATCGCTTCAGCTGGTGCCGGCAAACGAGCGGCTCACACAGCGCACGGAACGGTTCCGTAAACTCGGGTCGGTGGGCTGA
- a CDS encoding acyl carrier protein, translating into MASNEEILAGLAEIVNEETGLAPESVELDKSFTDDLDIDSISMMTIVVNSEEKFGVRIPDEEVKNLKTVGDAVDFISKAQA; encoded by the coding sequence ATGGCTAGCAACGAAGAAATCCTGGCCGGCCTCGCCGAGATCGTCAACGAGGAAACCGGTCTGGCCCCCGAGTCCGTCGAGCTGGACAAGTCCTTCACCGATGACCTGGACATCGACTCCATCTCCATGATGACCATCGTCGTGAACTCCGAAGAGAAGTTCGGCGTGCGCATCCCGGACGAAGAGGTCAAGAACCTGAAGACCGTCGGCGACGCCGTGGACTTCATCTCCAAAGCCCAGGCTTAA
- a CDS encoding SLC13 family permease — protein MSAPILSILILVAMFLLATVLPLNMGALAFVGAFLLGFVFLGMSTEDILANFPGGLFLTIVGVTYLFAIAQNNGTIDLLVRGAVRLVGNRVALIPWIMFAITAIITAVGALSPAAVAIVAPIALGFAAKHKINPLMMGMMVIHGAQAGGFSPIAVYGVTVNGIIGGTDLESSPFAVFMASLLFNTFIALILFFVLGGSKLRSGKAGAFVEEVAQARMNLSTAGRGDVALKGFGSGMYGPRDPAGDGVAATKSRSELFPQIVTIAGLIALAVIALGFKVDVGFVSITIAMVLALVSPQAQKGAINKISWTTVLLICGMLTFVGVLQEAGTVEYVSDAVVGLGMPLLAALLICYIGAVVSAFASSTAILAALIPLAVPFLASGEIGAVGLICALAVSSTIVDVSPFSTNGALVLANAPEGVDKDRFYKQILGYSGIIVVAGPLVAWLVMVVPGWL, from the coding sequence ATGTCCGCTCCAATCCTCTCCATCCTGATACTGGTGGCCATGTTCCTCCTGGCCACGGTGTTGCCCCTGAACATGGGGGCGCTTGCCTTTGTTGGCGCTTTCCTTCTGGGTTTCGTTTTCCTCGGCATGAGCACGGAAGACATCCTCGCCAACTTCCCCGGCGGTCTGTTCCTGACGATTGTGGGGGTGACCTACCTCTTCGCCATAGCGCAGAACAACGGAACCATCGATTTGCTGGTCCGGGGAGCCGTGCGCCTTGTCGGCAACCGGGTGGCGCTGATCCCCTGGATCATGTTCGCCATCACGGCCATCATCACCGCCGTCGGTGCGCTGTCCCCCGCTGCCGTCGCCATCGTGGCACCCATCGCCCTCGGATTCGCCGCCAAGCACAAGATCAACCCGCTGATGATGGGCATGATGGTGATCCACGGCGCACAGGCCGGCGGCTTCTCCCCCATTGCCGTGTACGGCGTCACCGTCAACGGCATCATCGGCGGCACTGACCTGGAATCCAGCCCCTTCGCCGTCTTCATGGCCAGCCTGCTGTTCAACACGTTCATCGCCCTCATCCTGTTCTTTGTCCTGGGCGGCAGCAAGCTGCGCAGCGGCAAGGCGGGTGCCTTTGTCGAAGAGGTGGCCCAGGCACGCATGAACCTCAGCACCGCCGGCCGCGGCGACGTGGCCCTCAAGGGCTTCGGCTCCGGCATGTACGGCCCCCGCGACCCCGCCGGTGACGGCGTTGCAGCCACCAAGAGCCGCAGCGAGCTGTTCCCGCAGATCGTCACCATTGCGGGGCTGATTGCTTTGGCGGTCATTGCCCTCGGCTTCAAGGTTGACGTTGGCTTTGTCTCCATCACGATCGCCATGGTCCTGGCCCTGGTGTCCCCGCAGGCCCAGAAGGGCGCCATCAACAAGATCAGCTGGACCACCGTCCTGCTCATCTGCGGCATGCTCACCTTCGTGGGAGTCCTGCAGGAAGCGGGCACCGTTGAGTACGTGTCCGACGCCGTCGTCGGCCTGGGCATGCCGCTGCTGGCTGCCCTGCTCATTTGCTACATCGGTGCTGTCGTCTCCGCCTTCGCTTCCTCCACCGCCATCCTCGCCGCGCTGATTCCGCTGGCTGTTCCGTTCCTTGCCTCCGGCGAGATTGGAGCCGTCGGCCTCATCTGCGCCCTGGCCGTCTCTTCCACGATTGTTGATGTGTCCCCCTTCTCCACCAACGGCGCCCTGGTCCTGGCCAATGCGCCCGAAGGCGTGGACAAGGACCGCTTCTACAAGCAGATTCTTGGCTACAGCGGAATCATTGTCGTCGCCGGACCGCTGGTGGCCTGGCTGGTGATGGTGGTTCCCGGCTGGCTCTAA
- a CDS encoding beta-ketoacyl-ACP synthase III produces the protein MSTPTLKQSPVHQFSRIHGIGAFRPDVIVSNEDVCQWIDSSDEWIRQRTGIITRHRADKGTSVVDMAEAAGRDALASAGIDGSQLGAVIVSTVTHPFATPSAAAEIAHLLGASPAPAYDVSAACAGYCYGIAQADALVRSGAADYVLVIGVEKLSDFIDNTERTISFLLGDGAGAVVVGPSETAGIGPSVWGSDGSKSSTIGMTHSMLDIRELSLAAEADGTDVSVPDLAERDTKLWPTLRQDGQSVFRWAVWEMAKVAQRALDAAGVTAEDLGAFVPHQANMRIIDEMAKQLKLPESVIIARDIADAGNTSAASIPLATHRLLQENPELSGKLSLQIGFGAGLVFGAQVIVLP, from the coding sequence GTGAGCACGCCCACCCTGAAGCAGTCCCCCGTCCACCAGTTCAGCCGGATCCACGGCATTGGTGCCTTCCGCCCCGACGTCATCGTGAGCAACGAGGACGTGTGCCAGTGGATCGATTCCTCTGATGAGTGGATCCGCCAGCGCACCGGAATTATTACTCGGCACCGTGCGGACAAGGGCACCTCAGTGGTCGACATGGCCGAGGCCGCCGGGCGCGATGCCCTGGCCTCCGCCGGAATTGACGGCTCCCAGCTGGGCGCCGTTATCGTCTCCACCGTGACCCACCCCTTCGCCACGCCGTCGGCCGCCGCCGAGATCGCGCACCTGCTGGGCGCCTCCCCCGCACCGGCCTACGACGTGTCCGCCGCCTGCGCCGGATACTGCTACGGGATCGCCCAGGCGGATGCCCTGGTACGTTCGGGTGCCGCTGACTACGTGCTGGTCATCGGCGTGGAGAAACTGTCGGACTTCATCGACAACACCGAGCGCACCATTTCCTTCCTGCTCGGTGACGGTGCCGGCGCCGTCGTCGTCGGGCCCTCCGAAACCGCAGGCATCGGCCCGTCAGTCTGGGGATCAGACGGCAGCAAATCCAGCACCATCGGCATGACCCACTCGATGCTGGATATCCGCGAACTGTCACTGGCCGCCGAAGCCGACGGCACTGACGTCAGCGTTCCGGACCTTGCCGAGCGCGACACCAAGCTGTGGCCGACGCTGCGCCAGGACGGCCAGAGTGTTTTCCGCTGGGCCGTCTGGGAAATGGCGAAGGTCGCCCAGCGCGCGCTCGACGCCGCCGGCGTCACCGCCGAGGATCTTGGCGCCTTTGTCCCGCACCAGGCGAACATGCGGATCATCGATGAAATGGCCAAGCAGCTGAAGCTGCCCGAGTCGGTCATCATTGCCCGCGACATCGCCGACGCCGGCAACACCTCCGCTGCCTCCATTCCGCTGGCCACGCACCGGCTGCTGCAGGAGAATCCCGAGCTCAGCGGCAAGCTTTCCCTCCAGATCGGCTTCGGCGCAGGCCTGGTCTTCGGCGCGCAGGTTATCGTTCTTCCGTAA
- the fabF gene encoding beta-ketoacyl-ACP synthase II has protein sequence MARKVVITGLGATTPIGGDVPTMWKNALKGVAGARTLEDEWVEKYSLPVTFAARVSTPATEILSRVEAKRMDPSTQFAVVAAREAWADSGIEDVDHDRLGVSFATGIGGVWTLLDAWDTLREKGPRRVLPMTVPMLMPNGPAAAVSLDLGARAGAHTPVSACASGTEALHQGLELIRSGKADVVVCGGAEAAIHPMPMAAFASMQALSKRNDDPERASRPYDKDRDGFVMGEGAGALVLESEEHALARGARIYAELAGTAVTADAYHITAPDPEGLGATRALKAALFDARAQAEDVVHVNAHATSTPVGDKPEYAALKAALGSHVDNVAVSATKSQTGHLLGASGAVEAVMAAMAVYDRQAPATINLENQDPEIPLDVVTSARSLPGGDIVVLSNSFGFGGHNAVIALRSH, from the coding sequence ATGGCCCGCAAAGTAGTCATCACCGGTCTGGGTGCCACCACGCCCATCGGCGGCGATGTTCCCACCATGTGGAAGAACGCGCTCAAGGGTGTCGCCGGCGCCCGTACCCTCGAGGACGAATGGGTGGAAAAATACAGCCTTCCCGTCACCTTTGCCGCCCGTGTCTCCACGCCTGCCACCGAAATCCTTTCCCGCGTGGAAGCCAAGCGGATGGACCCGTCCACCCAGTTCGCCGTGGTCGCGGCCCGCGAGGCTTGGGCCGATTCCGGTATCGAAGACGTTGACCACGACCGCTTGGGCGTCTCCTTCGCCACTGGCATCGGCGGCGTGTGGACCCTTCTGGATGCCTGGGACACGCTGCGCGAAAAAGGACCCCGCCGTGTCCTGCCCATGACCGTTCCCATGCTGATGCCCAACGGCCCCGCCGCCGCTGTCAGCCTGGATCTGGGTGCCCGCGCCGGCGCCCACACCCCTGTGTCCGCCTGTGCCTCGGGCACCGAAGCGCTGCACCAGGGACTGGAGCTGATCCGCTCCGGCAAGGCCGACGTCGTCGTGTGCGGTGGTGCCGAAGCGGCGATCCACCCCATGCCGATGGCTGCCTTTGCCTCCATGCAGGCGCTGTCCAAGCGCAACGATGACCCGGAACGCGCATCCCGCCCCTACGACAAGGACCGCGACGGTTTTGTCATGGGTGAAGGTGCCGGCGCACTCGTCCTGGAATCCGAAGAGCATGCGCTGGCCCGCGGAGCCCGAATTTACGCCGAACTGGCTGGCACTGCCGTAACCGCCGACGCCTACCACATCACCGCCCCCGATCCCGAGGGCCTGGGCGCCACCCGGGCACTGAAGGCGGCACTCTTCGACGCCCGCGCCCAGGCAGAAGACGTGGTGCACGTGAACGCGCATGCCACGTCCACTCCCGTTGGGGATAAGCCCGAATACGCGGCGCTGAAGGCGGCGCTCGGCTCCCACGTGGACAACGTCGCTGTTTCCGCAACCAAGTCCCAGACCGGCCACCTCCTCGGTGCTTCCGGTGCCGTGGAGGCCGTGATGGCGGCAATGGCCGTCTACGACCGTCAGGCTCCGGCAACCATTAACCTGGAGAACCAGGATCCGGAAATCCCCCTCGACGTTGTCACCTCCGCCCGGTCCCTGCCCGGCGGCGACATTGTGGTTCTCAGCAATTCCTTCGGTTTCGGCGGACACAACGCCGTCATCGCACTGCGCAGCCACTAA
- a CDS encoding FadR/GntR family transcriptional regulator gives MPGSDGKGFVRVSRPRLYERLVEQLLGFIASAGLGPGDLLPAERDLAERMGVSRATLAQALVALEVLGVIDVQHGTGAVLVYRPSVASVLRELREHRDRMPEIVEARSTLEVKLAALAAERRTSEDLETIDASLTVMANEITDGSRGTEGDELFHQAVAAAAHSSILASMMTFISELVRETRLASLGQPGRPERSLESHRAIADAIRSSDPQAAAEAMQAHIDLVSETAM, from the coding sequence ATGCCCGGCTCAGACGGCAAGGGGTTTGTCCGGGTTTCACGGCCGCGGCTGTACGAGCGCCTGGTGGAGCAGCTGCTGGGTTTCATCGCCTCGGCCGGTCTCGGACCCGGTGACCTGCTGCCTGCCGAGCGGGATCTGGCAGAGCGGATGGGAGTGTCCCGTGCCACCCTGGCGCAGGCGCTGGTGGCCCTGGAAGTGCTCGGAGTCATTGACGTTCAGCATGGGACCGGCGCAGTACTGGTCTACCGTCCCAGTGTCGCGTCGGTGCTGCGGGAACTGCGCGAGCACCGCGACCGGATGCCGGAGATCGTGGAGGCCCGAAGCACCTTGGAAGTGAAGCTGGCAGCACTCGCCGCAGAGCGCAGGACCTCGGAGGATCTCGAAACAATCGATGCGTCATTGACCGTGATGGCCAACGAGATCACCGACGGCAGCCGGGGAACCGAGGGGGACGAACTCTTCCACCAGGCCGTGGCCGCTGCTGCCCACTCATCCATCCTGGCGTCGATGATGACGTTCATTTCCGAGCTGGTGCGCGAGACCCGTTTGGCATCCCTGGGCCAGCCCGGACGGCCCGAGCGGTCCCTGGAATCGCACCGTGCCATCGCTGACGCCATTCGTTCGTCCGATCCGCAGGCTGCTGCGGAGGCCATGCAGGCCCATATCGATCTGGTCTCCGAAACCGCGATGTAG
- a CDS encoding ACP S-malonyltransferase, with amino-acid sequence MLAIACPGQGSQTPGFLSPWLELPGVREHLESLSALAGLDLIAHGTVSDEETIKDTAVAQPLIVAAGLMAARLLLQPQAMTASTVVAGHSVGEITASAVAGALTEADAMIFVRERANAMARAAAETPTGMSAVLGGDPDEVAAALAAAGLTAANANGGGQTVAAGTLEQLAAFAAAPPAKARVIPLKVAGAFHTAHMAPAVSVLEALRPQLRPAAPLPTLLSNYDGAAVVSGEANLDSLIAQVSRPVRWDLCMESMAAMGVTGLLELPPAGTLTGLARRGLKGMPTLALKSPEDLDAAREFISEHAPTAAAVAAATTTGEGNA; translated from the coding sequence GTGCTCGCTATTGCCTGCCCCGGCCAGGGGTCCCAAACGCCAGGTTTCCTTTCTCCGTGGCTGGAACTGCCCGGAGTCCGGGAACACCTCGAATCCCTGAGCGCCCTTGCCGGCCTGGACCTGATCGCCCACGGCACCGTCTCCGATGAGGAGACCATCAAGGACACCGCCGTCGCTCAGCCGCTGATCGTTGCCGCGGGACTGATGGCCGCACGCCTGCTGCTGCAGCCGCAGGCCATGACGGCTTCCACAGTGGTGGCCGGACACTCCGTGGGTGAGATCACGGCATCGGCCGTGGCCGGTGCGCTCACCGAGGCTGACGCCATGATCTTCGTCCGGGAGCGCGCCAACGCCATGGCCCGAGCTGCAGCGGAAACACCCACCGGCATGAGCGCCGTGCTTGGCGGTGACCCCGACGAGGTTGCCGCCGCACTGGCTGCCGCCGGCCTCACCGCCGCGAACGCGAACGGCGGCGGACAGACTGTCGCAGCCGGAACGCTGGAGCAGCTTGCCGCCTTCGCCGCAGCACCTCCCGCCAAGGCCCGTGTCATTCCGTTGAAGGTCGCCGGCGCCTTCCACACCGCCCACATGGCGCCCGCGGTGAGCGTCCTTGAGGCCCTGCGCCCGCAGCTGCGGCCGGCGGCCCCGCTGCCCACCCTGCTCTCCAATTACGACGGCGCCGCCGTCGTTTCCGGGGAAGCCAACCTCGACAGCCTGATTGCCCAGGTCTCCCGCCCCGTGCGCTGGGACCTCTGCATGGAATCCATGGCCGCCATGGGCGTGACCGGGCTCCTGGAGCTGCCCCCGGCCGGCACCCTGACCGGTCTGGCCCGCCGCGGCCTCAAGGGCATGCCAACCCTGGCCCTGAAGTCCCCCGAAGACCTCGACGCCGCCCGGGAGTTCATTTCCGAACACGCCCCCACGGCCGCCGCAGTAGCAGCAGCAACCACCACCGGAGAAGGTAACGCGTGA